A genomic region of Streptosporangium lutulentum contains the following coding sequences:
- a CDS encoding MBL fold metallo-hydrolase, with product MTADPLSPLLRATAEVILTRPAMAGYGGGAEAFVADHRSMLFDMLTESTELRQLSRERLRIPRSRQAERDFAELFLHSDSAVRAAAARIAESAARRSSDTAADRRLHRLNDKNKQLQEKLRTATGRHDNALADAEKHREAAREAVERADRLDVELSAMRRRLRDVKSMASALLALLQEEPLEIEGDARSRDPHRLPEVSAESRPSPLEVAAQAAGINPESFVSALQALIEPPKPPLTATVVVSQERDLRVAPLGGGTKIGGSCLLIEAGDTRILVDAGLVPGDPSEPPPEIERALDGPIHAVVVTHAHNDHCGYVPALAGRSPNLRIIATPETTQLMPAMWLDSVKIMNQRQRLASDWGVETEPLYPREAIARATQRCEELAFGVPRRVGDLTVELFPAGHILGAAGVVVRAGESRVVVTGDISGFRQESVDGYSIPDSARYADLLIMESTCCTEDHRDRDGMVGDLVRAVEGVYAEGGRVLIPAFALGRAQELALIMRGHLPHIPVLVDGMAADISRSFETVTADGPRRLSIFGDNVSRARPGDLDEFTRGVVISTSGMLSGGPAVRWAARILPDPKSALFLSGYQDEESPGKRLLTSARDSAPHLVIDDMGEEKKIPIKARVDLMRLSAHADKRGLLEIADEVSAREVMLVHGMAKRQLGFREVLRVRRHTTTDTRAWRAT from the coding sequence ATGACAGCCGACCCGCTGTCCCCGCTGCTGCGCGCGACAGCAGAGGTTATCCTCACCCGTCCCGCGATGGCGGGATACGGAGGTGGTGCCGAGGCATTCGTCGCCGATCACAGGAGCATGCTGTTCGACATGCTCACCGAGTCGACGGAGCTACGGCAACTCAGCCGGGAGCGTCTGCGGATTCCTCGATCGAGGCAAGCCGAGCGGGATTTCGCCGAGCTTTTTCTCCACTCCGATTCGGCGGTGCGGGCGGCCGCGGCCAGGATCGCGGAGTCAGCCGCGAGAAGATCGTCCGACACGGCTGCAGATCGCAGGCTCCACCGTCTGAACGACAAGAACAAGCAGTTGCAGGAGAAGCTGCGGACGGCCACCGGGCGGCATGACAACGCGCTGGCCGACGCGGAGAAACACCGTGAGGCGGCGCGCGAGGCGGTGGAACGGGCCGATCGGCTTGATGTCGAGCTCTCGGCGATGCGGCGGCGGCTTCGTGACGTCAAGTCCATGGCGTCGGCGCTCCTCGCGCTGCTCCAGGAGGAGCCCCTAGAGATCGAGGGCGATGCGAGGAGTCGCGACCCACACCGGCTGCCAGAGGTGTCGGCGGAGTCCCGGCCATCCCCGCTGGAAGTAGCGGCGCAGGCTGCCGGAATCAATCCCGAGTCGTTTGTCTCCGCACTCCAGGCGCTGATCGAACCTCCGAAGCCACCGCTCACGGCTACGGTGGTCGTCTCCCAGGAACGCGACCTGAGGGTTGCGCCGCTGGGCGGCGGGACGAAGATCGGCGGCTCGTGTCTGCTGATCGAGGCGGGAGACACTCGCATTCTGGTTGACGCGGGACTCGTTCCGGGAGACCCGTCCGAACCGCCTCCGGAGATCGAGCGCGCGCTGGACGGCCCCATCCACGCCGTTGTGGTGACGCATGCCCATAATGATCACTGTGGGTACGTCCCAGCGTTGGCCGGCCGGTCGCCGAATCTACGGATCATCGCCACGCCGGAGACCACGCAACTCATGCCGGCGATGTGGCTTGACTCCGTAAAGATCATGAACCAGCGACAGCGGCTGGCGAGTGACTGGGGGGTAGAGACGGAGCCGCTCTACCCGCGTGAGGCGATCGCCAGGGCGACGCAGCGCTGCGAGGAACTGGCCTTCGGCGTTCCACGCCGGGTCGGCGACCTGACGGTGGAGCTGTTTCCGGCCGGCCACATCCTGGGAGCCGCCGGAGTCGTGGTGCGGGCCGGAGAATCCCGTGTCGTCGTCACCGGGGATATCTCAGGGTTCCGGCAGGAAAGCGTCGACGGCTACAGCATTCCTGATTCGGCTCGATACGCTGACCTGCTCATCATGGAGTCCACCTGTTGTACGGAGGATCACCGTGATCGCGACGGCATGGTCGGTGATCTCGTCAGAGCTGTGGAGGGGGTATACGCCGAGGGGGGCCGAGTGCTCATTCCGGCGTTCGCCCTCGGTCGCGCGCAGGAACTAGCCCTCATCATGCGAGGCCACCTTCCGCACATTCCGGTCCTCGTCGACGGTATGGCCGCCGACATCAGCAGGTCGTTCGAGACCGTGACCGCAGATGGGCCTCGCCGACTTTCGATCTTCGGTGACAATGTGAGTCGTGCCAGGCCCGGCGACCTGGATGAGTTCACCCGCGGAGTGGTGATCAGCACCTCAGGAATGCTCTCCGGCGGTCCCGCTGTGCGGTGGGCGGCCAGAATTCTCCCGGATCCGAAAAGTGCTCTGTTTCTCTCCGGCTACCAGGACGAGGAATCACCGGGCAAGCGACTGCTGACATCCGCGCGGGACAGTGCGCCTCACCTGGTCATCGATGACATGGGCGAGGAGAAGAAGATCCCGATCAAGGCGCGGGTGGATCTGATGAGACTGTCCGCGCACGCCGACAAGCGGGGACTGCTGGAGATCGCTGACGAGGTGTCGGCGCGCGAGGTGATGCTGGTCCACGGCATGGCCAAGCGCCAACTCGGGTTCCGTGAGGTTCTCCGGGTGCGTCGGCACACCACGACGGACACGAGGGCCTGGAGAGCGACCTAA
- a CDS encoding DUF262 domain-containing protein: MRPAPDDVLFEYDSVGASTGVELEIIEAIDEPFDPERIDVVTRTPTVDLVLSRIRTKMIDLAPDFQRRADIWNQKHQSRLIESLLLRIPLPTLYASEDEGDVWTIVDGIQRLTTIGRFMDPNSIGRERLTLQGLEYLDYNGCTFDDLPGRLQLRLRETELVVHLIRRGTPEAVKFNIFARINTGGLPLSRQELRHALIPGPARSILGELAESVFFLRATDESVNPERMADREMVLRFIAFWLVSLDTYSHADFDHFLREAMRSVNKMTIAEIEDIRDHFARSMKAAYAVFGHYAFRKRYRGNDRKFPINKALFEAVAVNLARQGIRDLGTLMDRCDMVQDGLVNLLTDDPEFERSISQGTGDISKVRRRFSSVKDLFDGVVNARPA, encoded by the coding sequence ATGCGTCCCGCACCTGACGACGTCCTGTTCGAGTATGACTCCGTCGGCGCGAGCACAGGCGTCGAGCTGGAAATCATCGAGGCGATCGACGAACCTTTCGACCCAGAGCGGATCGATGTGGTCACAAGGACTCCCACCGTGGACTTGGTGCTGTCGCGGATCAGGACCAAGATGATCGACCTGGCGCCGGACTTCCAGCGCCGGGCCGACATCTGGAACCAGAAGCATCAGAGCCGTCTGATCGAGTCTCTGCTGCTGAGAATCCCGCTGCCCACCCTCTATGCGTCCGAGGACGAGGGCGATGTCTGGACCATCGTGGACGGGATTCAACGGCTCACCACGATCGGCCGCTTCATGGATCCGAACAGCATCGGGCGGGAGCGGTTGACCCTCCAAGGGCTGGAATACCTGGACTACAACGGATGCACCTTCGATGATCTCCCAGGACGTCTGCAGCTGCGGTTGCGAGAGACCGAGCTGGTGGTGCACCTGATCCGTCGGGGCACCCCGGAGGCCGTGAAGTTCAACATCTTCGCGAGGATCAACACAGGTGGTCTGCCGCTCTCCCGCCAGGAGCTTCGGCACGCCCTCATTCCGGGACCTGCCAGATCCATCCTCGGCGAGCTCGCCGAGTCCGTCTTCTTCCTCCGGGCGACAGATGAAAGCGTCAATCCGGAACGGATGGCAGATCGAGAGATGGTTCTCCGTTTCATCGCGTTCTGGCTGGTGTCTCTGGACACTTATTCTCACGCGGACTTCGATCATTTCCTCCGTGAGGCTATGCGAAGCGTCAATAAGATGACAATAGCTGAAATAGAGGATATTCGTGATCATTTTGCCCGGTCAATGAAAGCCGCATACGCCGTTTTTGGTCATTATGCCTTCCGTAAGCGCTATCGGGGAAATGATCGAAAGTTTCCCATCAATAAAGCTCTATTCGAAGCTGTTGCGGTGAATCTCGCCAGGCAGGGCATCAGAGATCTGGGTACGCTGATGGATCGGTGTGACATGGTTCAGGATGGTCTTGTCAACCTTCTTACCGACGATCCCGAGTTTGAACGGTCCATATCCCAAGGGACTGGAGACATCAGTAAGGTGCGTCGGCGTTTTAGTTCGGTGAAAGATCTCTTTGATGGAGTGGTGAATGCTCGACCGGCTTGA
- a CDS encoding DEAD/DEAH box helicase, which translates to MSELDVAQTFEALREAYLRYYDTAFRLRDPRLRAERRALLDIPGGMYTEPYVEVRPEYATTGRPLAESVARAGAPAELADFAQLGLLGADRELYTHQERALVSALIPGRNVVVTAGTGSGKTEAFLLPIIADLLKESRSWDGTPGTTERWWERSSAPYVPHRAGERGRPRAVRAMVLYPTNALVDDQLVRLRRALDGDAARAWLDANRDGHRFYFGRYTGGTPVLGRPEQEGAVRQLREFLREAEKRSRQAAKAEDDNTRYFAPRPGGAEMLSRWDMYDAPPDLLITNHSMLNIMLLRDRDAGFFADTRRWLSETPEARFTLVVDELHIHRGTAGTEVAYLIRNLRQRLGIMDHPERLRIVATTASLDSERDRGFPEEFFAVGQDKFDFIPGELAVGGGRTVPLRDATVAPTEKVRGHLFFRNVAGMWACSDPACPQIPGGVYEGRGIGRLYERPRIFCGCGARVLELLFCRSCGDTFLGGYAPWDAFDRAAFDSHLLPDTPDLSRIPDLARPDRTAHNYVVYWPRTTQQQANDRNTFQRGKGAVTLSFRLSVLDPHAGTLANREEGATGWSFHIESSKDPETGEPRVDLDKLSPFPSGCPSCATDWERTKNRTVGVLPLTHPDRQMSPISAMRTGFEKVNQVLSTELAAQFDDAADRKLIVFSDSRQNAAKLSAGLALRHYQDLVRIFALQGTREQTVSGDDIAQARTSGNKVDLDRLASKDPDALKDLRLAWLDDDEEAAAVAAAKLTAPLRLDLLAKTFIHRRLMTLGVNPAGPKPSVQQPGGTDWHGLYDWKVRPIRLIPGLSDALRDTVLSAEADLLENAVEALFSGSNRDFESLGMGWIDAADPRIDTKLAGLGQGSLRVLAELRRFPGLRDPYTSSVPKRLNSYWKKVAEVHGLDPGDVRDQAEAYWRGIVADFLVDPAKVALRPAENHAWLCGMCGRQHLAASAGVCTGCRARLPAEPEALRATEDDYYAWKAATASGAFRLNCAELTGQTGRVEAQRRQARFQRVFLDEEEQALVHELDLLSVTTTMEAGIDIGPLSAVVMANMPPTRFNYQQRVGRAGRRSSPVAVALTVCRGRSHDEHYFRNPGAVTNDPVPAPYLALDRREILERTVASDTLRMAFAATGISAADRTGGVHGQFGSAAKWTDAEPVIRRWFRENPDQITSSAAAFTAFTTFTPGRFDGEWAERLLDRVGEIAALPGESEDLGERLAHLGALPMFGFPTRVRQLYLKEPDRSYPWPPEATVDRDLAMAVSSFAPGSEIVKDGQVFTVVGVTDFTPNSYGKPRAIAEPLTNPRLIGLCSTCNHLGAGVEGPCPLCGSERFRVVDLREPAGFRASPPRDFDGNFSWSARMVTARATTDLNALRHETWRSAELYTGPGKRYIVNDNDGGGFAFRKASGSWGGYVVPQDADPTAKGFGDPVQAALGAVLPTDFLFVGPRATSDPLRGLRLGLDEPRPRYRADLHQGRRAAWYSLAFLLRTAAAEFLDVDPRELIAGVHPGPHREGTALYAFLADALENGAGFSTHLGEVASEFTGHVARFLEDLTDPAHADACETSCYGCLRDYDNMVFHPLLDWRLGADLFAVLSGEPLALASSAVKRERVSLGGLRALYDGDFLLPDAGVIGVKVRRTPYAIVARHPLEACEESFVSPRLQPALDAALAHAGDPSRVIITDWFTAERSPLLIVQQVAPRRRRNRDGDR; encoded by the coding sequence ATGAGTGAGCTCGATGTGGCTCAGACCTTCGAAGCGCTGCGTGAGGCGTATCTGCGGTATTACGACACGGCGTTCCGGCTACGGGATCCACGGTTGCGCGCGGAGCGGCGGGCGTTGCTGGACATTCCAGGCGGGATGTATACGGAGCCGTACGTGGAGGTCCGACCGGAGTACGCGACCACGGGTCGCCCCCTCGCTGAGTCGGTGGCACGCGCGGGCGCCCCTGCGGAGCTCGCGGACTTCGCACAATTGGGGTTGCTCGGCGCGGACCGGGAGCTGTACACGCATCAGGAGCGGGCGCTGGTCTCGGCCCTCATTCCGGGGCGGAATGTGGTGGTGACGGCGGGGACCGGGTCGGGAAAGACCGAGGCGTTCCTCCTGCCGATCATCGCGGACCTCCTCAAGGAGTCCCGGTCGTGGGATGGCACGCCGGGGACGACAGAGCGTTGGTGGGAGCGCTCAAGCGCGCCGTACGTGCCGCACCGGGCCGGTGAACGGGGGCGACCTCGGGCCGTACGAGCCATGGTGCTGTATCCGACGAACGCCCTGGTCGACGACCAGCTGGTGCGATTACGCCGGGCGTTGGACGGCGACGCGGCGCGGGCGTGGCTCGATGCCAACAGGGATGGGCACCGCTTCTACTTCGGCCGGTACACAGGGGGGACCCCGGTGCTGGGCCGGCCGGAGCAGGAAGGTGCGGTCAGGCAACTGCGTGAGTTCCTCCGGGAAGCCGAAAAGCGGAGCCGTCAGGCGGCGAAGGCAGAGGACGACAACACCCGGTATTTCGCACCCCGACCAGGTGGAGCGGAGATGCTGTCGCGGTGGGACATGTACGACGCGCCGCCAGACCTGCTCATCACGAACCATTCGATGCTGAACATCATGCTGCTGCGAGATCGCGACGCGGGATTCTTCGCGGACACCAGGCGGTGGCTCTCCGAGACGCCGGAAGCCCGATTCACGCTGGTCGTCGACGAGTTGCACATCCACCGGGGCACAGCCGGGACGGAGGTGGCGTATCTCATCCGCAACCTCCGGCAGCGGTTGGGGATCATGGACCACCCGGAGCGGCTGCGGATCGTCGCGACAACGGCGTCGCTGGACTCCGAACGGGACCGGGGGTTTCCTGAAGAGTTCTTCGCGGTCGGCCAGGACAAGTTCGACTTCATCCCGGGGGAGCTGGCGGTGGGTGGCGGTCGTACGGTCCCTCTGCGCGATGCCACGGTCGCCCCCACGGAGAAGGTCCGCGGACATCTGTTCTTCCGCAATGTCGCGGGAATGTGGGCGTGCTCGGATCCGGCATGCCCTCAGATCCCCGGTGGCGTGTATGAGGGACGGGGGATCGGCCGGCTGTACGAACGGCCGAGGATCTTCTGCGGGTGCGGTGCCCGAGTGCTGGAGCTGCTCTTCTGCCGATCATGCGGGGACACCTTCCTCGGTGGGTACGCCCCCTGGGACGCGTTCGACCGTGCCGCCTTCGACTCGCACCTTCTTCCGGACACGCCGGATCTATCGAGGATCCCGGATCTGGCCAGGCCAGACCGTACGGCCCACAACTACGTCGTGTACTGGCCGCGGACCACTCAGCAGCAGGCGAACGACAGAAACACCTTCCAGAGGGGGAAGGGCGCGGTGACCCTCTCCTTCCGCCTTTCCGTCCTCGACCCCCACGCCGGCACGCTCGCCAACAGGGAGGAGGGTGCGACCGGCTGGAGCTTCCACATCGAGTCCAGCAAGGACCCGGAGACAGGGGAGCCCCGAGTCGACCTCGACAAGCTCTCCCCGTTCCCGTCCGGCTGTCCCTCGTGCGCCACCGACTGGGAACGCACCAAGAATCGCACCGTCGGCGTCCTTCCCCTCACTCATCCTGACCGGCAGATGTCTCCCATCAGTGCCATGCGCACCGGGTTCGAGAAGGTGAATCAGGTCCTCTCAACGGAGCTCGCGGCGCAGTTCGACGATGCCGCTGACCGGAAACTCATCGTCTTCTCCGACAGCCGGCAGAATGCCGCGAAGCTCTCCGCGGGTCTGGCCCTGCGCCACTATCAGGACCTCGTACGGATCTTCGCGCTACAGGGGACCCGGGAGCAGACCGTCAGCGGCGACGACATCGCCCAGGCCCGGACCTCGGGCAACAAGGTCGACCTCGATCGGCTCGCCTCGAAGGATCCGGACGCGCTGAAAGACCTGCGGCTGGCCTGGCTCGACGATGACGAGGAGGCCGCCGCGGTCGCCGCAGCGAAGCTCACTGCTCCGCTCCGCCTCGACCTGCTCGCGAAGACCTTCATCCACCGGCGACTGATGACGCTCGGCGTCAACCCTGCCGGGCCGAAGCCCTCGGTACAGCAGCCAGGTGGCACCGACTGGCACGGACTCTACGACTGGAAGGTCCGCCCGATTCGGCTCATCCCCGGGCTGTCGGACGCGCTGCGCGACACCGTCCTGAGCGCCGAGGCCGACCTCCTGGAGAATGCCGTGGAGGCACTGTTCTCTGGCTCGAACCGTGACTTCGAATCGCTGGGGATGGGGTGGATCGACGCCGCTGACCCGCGAATCGACACGAAACTCGCCGGGCTCGGCCAGGGCAGCCTGCGGGTTCTCGCCGAGCTGCGACGTTTCCCCGGCCTGCGCGATCCCTACACCTCAAGCGTTCCCAAACGGCTGAACAGCTACTGGAAGAAGGTCGCCGAGGTCCATGGCCTCGATCCCGGTGACGTACGCGACCAGGCGGAAGCCTACTGGCGGGGCATCGTCGCCGATTTCCTTGTCGATCCCGCGAAGGTCGCTCTCCGCCCCGCCGAGAATCACGCATGGCTGTGCGGGATGTGCGGTCGGCAGCATCTCGCCGCGAGCGCCGGCGTGTGCACGGGCTGCCGGGCGCGGCTCCCCGCGGAACCGGAGGCGTTGAGAGCGACCGAGGACGACTATTACGCCTGGAAGGCCGCGACCGCGTCGGGGGCGTTCCGCTTGAACTGCGCGGAGCTGACCGGACAGACCGGCCGGGTCGAGGCGCAGCGACGGCAGGCCCGGTTCCAGCGCGTCTTTCTCGATGAGGAGGAGCAGGCTCTCGTTCACGAGCTGGACCTGCTCTCGGTGACGACCACGATGGAGGCGGGGATCGACATCGGGCCGCTGTCCGCCGTGGTCATGGCGAACATGCCGCCCACCCGGTTCAACTATCAGCAACGGGTCGGCCGTGCGGGCCGCCGGTCGTCGCCGGTCGCGGTGGCCCTCACCGTCTGCCGGGGGCGGAGCCACGACGAGCACTACTTCCGCAACCCGGGGGCGGTGACCAACGACCCTGTTCCGGCGCCCTACCTGGCGCTGGACCGGCGGGAGATTCTGGAACGGACCGTCGCGAGCGACACGCTCCGAATGGCGTTCGCGGCAACCGGCATCTCCGCCGCCGACCGCACCGGGGGTGTCCACGGTCAGTTCGGCAGCGCCGCGAAGTGGACCGACGCCGAACCCGTCATCCGCCGGTGGTTTCGCGAGAACCCGGACCAGATCACTTCGAGCGCCGCCGCGTTCACGGCCTTCACGACGTTCACTCCGGGACGATTCGACGGAGAGTGGGCGGAGCGGCTTCTCGACCGCGTCGGGGAAATCGCCGCCCTGCCCGGGGAGAGCGAGGACCTCGGCGAGCGTCTCGCGCATCTCGGGGCACTTCCCATGTTCGGGTTCCCCACCCGGGTGCGGCAGCTCTATCTGAAGGAACCCGACCGCTCGTATCCATGGCCGCCGGAGGCGACCGTGGACCGGGACCTCGCAATGGCCGTATCGTCCTTCGCCCCCGGTAGCGAGATCGTGAAGGACGGCCAGGTCTTCACGGTGGTGGGCGTCACCGACTTCACCCCGAACTCCTACGGCAAGCCCAGGGCGATCGCCGAGCCGCTCACGAATCCACGACTGATCGGACTGTGCTCCACGTGCAACCACCTGGGCGCCGGGGTGGAAGGGCCGTGCCCGCTGTGCGGCTCTGAGCGATTCCGCGTCGTGGACCTGCGGGAACCAGCGGGGTTCAGGGCCAGTCCTCCCCGCGACTTCGACGGAAACTTCTCCTGGTCGGCCCGTATGGTGACCGCCCGTGCCACCACCGACCTGAACGCCCTACGCCACGAGACGTGGCGCTCCGCGGAGCTCTACACGGGGCCGGGGAAACGCTACATCGTCAACGACAATGACGGCGGCGGCTTCGCCTTCCGGAAGGCCTCCGGAAGCTGGGGCGGTTATGTCGTGCCCCAGGATGCCGACCCGACGGCGAAAGGGTTCGGAGACCCCGTCCAGGCCGCGCTCGGGGCCGTACTCCCCACGGACTTCCTGTTCGTCGGGCCGCGAGCGACCAGTGATCCCCTGCGAGGGCTCCGGCTCGGCCTGGATGAGCCCAGGCCCCGATACCGAGCGGATCTCCATCAGGGCCGGCGAGCCGCCTGGTACTCCCTGGCGTTTCTGCTGCGCACCGCCGCCGCGGAGTTCCTCGACGTCGACCCGCGAGAGCTCATCGCGGGCGTGCACCCGGGACCGCACCGTGAAGGGACGGCACTGTACGCGTTTCTCGCGGACGCGCTGGAGAACGGCGCGGGGTTCAGCACCCACCTTGGCGAGGTCGCCTCGGAGTTCACCGGGCACGTCGCCCGGTTCCTCGAAGATCTCACCGATCCAGCACACGCGGATGCCTGCGAAACGTCGTGCTACGGCTGCCTGCGGGACTACGACAACATGGTGTTCCACCCGCTGCTGGACTGGCGGCTCGGCGCGGATCTGTTCGCCGTATTGTCCGGTGAGCCACTCGCCCTGGCGAGCTCGGCGGTGAAACGTGAGCGAGTGTCGCTGGGAGGACTGCGGGCGCTGTACGACGGGGACTTCCTGCTCCCGGACGCGGGGGTCATAGGGGTAAAAGTACGGCGCACGCCGTATGCCATCGTGGCCCGCCACCCCTTGGAAGCGTGTGAGGAGAGCTTCGTGAGCCCCCGGCTCCAGCCCGCGCTCGACGCGGCGCTCGCCCATGCGGGTGACCCGTCGCGGGTCATCATCACGGACTGGTTCACCGCCGAACGCAGTCCGTTGTTGATCGTCCAGCAGGTGGCGCCCCGACGCAGGCGGAACCGCGATGGGGATCGATGA